One part of the Vidua chalybeata isolate OUT-0048 chromosome 11, bVidCha1 merged haplotype, whole genome shotgun sequence genome encodes these proteins:
- the NUDT19 gene encoding acyl-coenzyme A diphosphatase NUDT19, with product MNPRLRHWREAATLLLAAGTPGPGRPPRSPLGPFDYELLLLRRSSRSGFMPGAHVFPGGLAEPADFSAEWLGLLPASPHCGLGAVKPPPPGGSRAPLFAADRESLGSQLPGEVAFRICALRETFEEAGILLLVPGRGPAPPLPAERLPPAAELGEWRRRVREDASCFLRLCRHLGCAPNIWALHEWSNWLTPVGRAGRGGRRYDTAFYLCCLQERPPHVSQDNQEVTAVLWSSPPEAIERFKSQEIWFPPPQFYEFCRLCNFSSLRELQQFSSARALEGCERWMPVMLSAADGFIQLLPGDELYPEDPDYTGEKKTIMSTDKKVEDLMKEGGIFHRIVIKDTNNLAVYVNIQAKYKHINPLMIKCDNSDYNSRL from the exons ATGAACCCGCGGCTGCGGCACTGGCGGGAGGCGGCCACGCTGCTGCTGGCGGCGGGCacgccgggcccgggccggccGCCGCGCTCGCCGCTCGGCCCCTTCGACtacgagctgctgctgctgcgccGGAGCTCCCGCAGCGGCTTCATGCCCGGCGCCCACGTGTTCCCGGGCGGGCTGGCGGAACCGGCGGATTTCTCCGCCGagtggctggggctgctgcccgCCTCGCCGCACTGCGGGCTGGGCGCCGTgaagccgccgccgcccggcggCAGCCGCGCCCCGCTCTTCGCCGCCGACCGGGAGAGCCTGGGCTCGCAGCTGCCGGGTGAAGTCGCCTTCCGCATCTGCGCTCTGAGGGAGACCTTCGAGGAGGCGGggatcctgctgctggtgccgGGGCgcgggccggccccgccgctgcccgccgAACGCCTGCCGCCCGCCGCCGAGCTCGGGGAGTGGCGGCGCCGGGTGCGGGAGGACGCGTCCTGCTTCCTGCGGCTGTGCCGGCACCTGGGCTGCGCGCCCAACATCTGGGCGCTGCACGAGTGGAGCAACTGGCTGACGCCCGTGGGCAGGGCCGGCCGCGGCGGCCGTCGCTATGACACGGCTTTCtacctgtgctgcctgcaggagcGGCCGCCACACGTCTCGCAGGACAACCAGGAGGTGACAGCTGTCCTG TGGTCGTCACCTCCCGAAGCCATCGAACGCTTTAAGTCTCAAGAGATCTGGTTTCCTCCACCTCAGTTTTATGAATTCTGCAGGCTGTGCAACTTCTCTTccctcagggagctgcagcagttcagctctGCACGCGCTCTGGAGGGCTGTGAGCGCTGGATGCCCGtgatgctgagtgctgcagaTGGATTCATCCAGCTGCTGCCGG GAGATGAGTTATATCCGGAAGATCCAGATTAtactggagaaaagaaaaccattaTGTCAACAGATAAGAAGGTTGAAGATCTCATGAAAGAGGGTGGGATATTTCACAGGATAGTAATAAAAGACACCAATAATCTCGCTGTCTATGTTAATATTCAAGCAAAATATAAGCATATAAATCCACTGATGATAAAGTGTGATAATTCAGATTACAACAGTAGATTATAA
- the RGS9BP gene encoding regulator of G-protein signaling 9-binding protein produces MVKEECKALLDALNKVTACYRHMVLTIGGTSDSQNLREELKKTRQKAQELAVANRNKLTTVLKDKTVSKEDKAEFERLWVIFSTCLEILEIDMRRALELGHEFPLNVPKKHLIQTGMSGGTSGVAARAMSVQNMKYEAEHNIDVVDLKDLENEINQVGEMMYEMEMKVNVPQWTVEAKQDPGAELKSTISVGASSIGMISVEENKSFCDISKVLAGIIFTAVLIIAIVLAVCVVKLS; encoded by the coding sequence ATGGTGAAGGAGGAGTGCAAGGCGCTGCTGGACGCGCTCAACAAGGTGACCGCCTGCTACCGGCACATGGTGCTGACCATCGGCGGCACCTCGGACTCCCAGAACCTGCGGGAGGAGCTAAAGAAAACCCGGCAGAAAGCTCAGGAGCTGGCGGTGGCCAACAGGAACAAGCTCACCACGGTCCTGAAGGACAAAACCGTGAGTAAGGAAGATAAAGCCGAGTTCGAGAGGCTATGGGTGATTTTCTCCACGTGCCTAGAGATCCTGGAGATCGATATGAggagagccctggagctgggccaCGAGTTCCCGCTGAACGTCCCCAAAAAACACCTGATCCAGACAGGCATGAGCGGGGGAACCTCCGGCGTGGCCGCCCGCGCCATGAGCGTCCAGAACATGAAATACGAGGCTGAGCACAACATAGACGTGGTGGATTTGAAAGACCTCGAGAACGAGATCAACCAGGTAGGAGAGATGATGTACGAGATGGAGATGAAGGTCAATGTCCCCCAGTGGACAGTAGAGGCTAAGCAAGACCCAGGGGCTGAACTGAAATCCACCATCAGTGTGGGTGCTTCCTCTATTGGCATGATCTCTgtggaggaaaataaatccttctGCGATATCAGCAAGGTTCTAGCTGGGATTATTTTCACTGCTGTGCTCATTATCGCTATTGTCCTGGCAGTGTGTGTGGTAAAACTGTCTTAG